One window of the Mycobacterium haemophilum DSM 44634 genome contains the following:
- a CDS encoding amidohydrolase family protein, translating to MASDLSALAQHVGEVALIDQHVHGCWLTAGDRRRFENALNEANTEPLAEFDSGFDSQLGFAVRTHCGPILGLPKHIDPQSYWDRRRQFSEAELARLFLPAAGVSDWLIDTGIDEGIADALELSALSGGCTHEVIRLEQVAEQAAQAPGDYASAFKEILHRRGAAAVATKSILAYRAGFDGDLTEPSASQVAEAASRWRDTGGVRLCDRVLLRFGLHQALRLGKPLQFHVGFGDRDCDLHKGNPLYLLDFLRRSGDTPIVLLHCYPYEREAGYLAQAFNNVYLDGGLSVNYLGARTPAFIARLLELAPFRKILYSSDGFGPAELHFLGATLWRNGLHRVLRGFVEDGDWSEADAIRVVDLVAHDNAVRVYRLAEKTY from the coding sequence CAGCATGTCCACGGCTGCTGGTTGACCGCAGGGGACCGGCGACGATTCGAAAACGCTCTCAACGAGGCGAACACTGAACCGCTTGCGGAGTTCGACTCTGGGTTTGATTCACAGCTCGGCTTCGCCGTGCGCACCCACTGCGGCCCCATCCTGGGTCTACCCAAACACATTGATCCACAGTCGTATTGGGACCGTCGCCGCCAGTTCAGCGAAGCCGAGTTGGCCCGGCTATTTCTGCCGGCCGCCGGAGTGAGTGACTGGCTGATCGACACCGGAATCGACGAGGGCATAGCCGATGCCTTGGAGCTGAGCGCACTGTCAGGAGGCTGTACGCACGAGGTGATTCGTCTCGAGCAGGTAGCCGAGCAGGCCGCGCAGGCGCCCGGCGACTACGCGTCGGCCTTCAAGGAGATCCTGCACCGGCGCGGGGCTGCCGCGGTCGCCACCAAGTCGATCCTGGCCTACCGGGCTGGGTTTGACGGCGATCTGACCGAGCCATCGGCATCGCAAGTCGCCGAGGCCGCAAGCCGGTGGCGCGATACCGGCGGTGTCCGGCTATGTGATCGGGTGCTGCTGCGTTTTGGGCTGCATCAAGCACTGCGACTTGGCAAGCCGCTGCAATTCCATGTCGGCTTCGGCGACCGGGACTGCGATTTACACAAGGGCAATCCGCTGTATCTGCTGGACTTTCTGCGACGTTCTGGGGACACCCCGATCGTTTTGCTGCACTGCTATCCCTACGAACGTGAAGCCGGTTATCTGGCGCAGGCGTTCAACAATGTCTATCTCGACGGCGGGCTGAGTGTGAACTACCTAGGGGCTCGAACACCGGCATTCATCGCCCGGTTGCTTGAGCTGGCACCGTTTCGCAAAATCTTGTACTCGTCGGACGGATTCGGTCCCGCGGAGCTGCACTTTCTCGGTGCGACGTTGTGGCGCAACGGCCTTCATCGCGTACTGCGCGGATTTGTCGAAGACGGCGACTGGAGCGAGGCCGACGCCATACGAGTAGTCGACCTTGTTGCCCACGACAACGCCGTCCGCGTCTACCGCCTAGCCGAGAAGACCTACTGA